In Camelus dromedarius isolate mCamDro1 chromosome 4, mCamDro1.pat, whole genome shotgun sequence, the following are encoded in one genomic region:
- the NPPC gene encoding C-type natriuretic peptide: MHLSQLLACALLLTLLSLWPSEAKPGTPPKAPRTPPGEEVAEPQAAGGGQKKGDKTPGGGGANLKGDRSRLLRDVRVDTRSRAAWARILHEHPNARKYKGGNKKGLSKGCFGLKLDRIGSMSGLGC; the protein is encoded by the exons ATGCACCTCTCCCAGCTGCTGGCCTGCGCCCTGCTGCTCACGCTACTCTCGCTCTGGCCCTCCGAAGCCAAGCCCGGGACGCCGCCGAAG GCCCCGCGAACTCCGCCAGGGGAGGAGGTGGCCGAGCCCCAGGCTGCGGGCGGCGGTCAGAAGAAGGGCGACAAAACTCCCGGGGGCGGCGGCGCCAATCTCAAGGGCGACCGGTCGCGACTGCTCCGGGACGTGCGCGTGGACACCAGGTCTCGGGCGGCGTGGGCCCGCATTCTGCACGAGCACCCCAACGCGCGCAAGTACAAAGGAGGCAACAAGAAGGGTTTGTCCAAGGGCTGCTTTGGCCTCAAACTGGACCGGATCGGCTCCATGAGCGGCCTGGGATGTTAG